The proteins below come from a single Beutenbergia cavernae DSM 12333 genomic window:
- a CDS encoding LLM class flavin-dependent oxidoreductase — MPDYGHDLLFGTFITPTADDPERVVQLAELTESAGLDLATFQDHPYNPQFLDTWTLLSWVAARTTTLRVAGNVLNVPLRQPAVLARAAASLDRLSGGRVDLALGAGGFWDPIVAMGGDRLTPGQSVDALGEAIEIIRKLWDADTRGGARVPGEFHRVEGAKRGPAPAHDIPIWVGALKPRMLRLVGRQADGWLPSLSYLTEQGIAPANATIDDAAAEAGRDPREIRRLLNLFGGRFATLGRGFLEGPAEQWVDDLLPYVLEHGFSAFILGGDDPETFARFGQEVAPALREAVAAERRTAGTATGRVRPPRALELRRPGIDYDGVPVALAPDAVEPGDRAYGSVRHTYVHSGAPGLVLRPRTTDDVVAAVAYARRQDVPIAVRSGGHGISGRSTNDGGIVVDLGAMNGVELLDRATRRVLVEPGARWGDVAAELTPHGLALSSGDSGDVGVGGLATTGGIGFLGRAHGLTIDHLVAAEVVLADGTVRHVDATHDPELFWGIRGAGANFGIVTRFEFVADEVGDVVLGQFLFDASDAAPLLEGWGSAVENAPRELTSFLTLFPGRAGQPPMALAMVVWADDDVDAAQAALAPFLDLAPVLDRRAQVAPYAALVPAAREHHHQGSSSAEMRSGFLPTVDATTAERLAAMLAAGEAFFVQLRAVGGAVADVAPDATAYAHRSAAFSLNATLSPALVGRAREHWAEVATAFDGMYLSFETGTGPEVLAAAFPEPTLTRLRRLKAHVDPDEVFGTNFPIPPLAISDDDAA; from the coding sequence ATGCCCGACTACGGCCACGATCTGCTGTTCGGCACGTTCATCACGCCGACGGCGGACGACCCCGAGCGGGTCGTGCAGCTCGCGGAGCTGACCGAGTCGGCGGGGCTGGATCTCGCCACGTTCCAGGACCACCCGTACAACCCGCAGTTCCTCGACACCTGGACGCTGCTGAGCTGGGTCGCGGCACGGACGACGACGCTGCGGGTCGCCGGCAACGTGCTCAACGTGCCCTTGCGCCAGCCGGCGGTGCTCGCGCGCGCCGCTGCGAGCCTCGACCGGCTCTCCGGGGGGCGGGTCGACCTGGCGCTCGGCGCGGGCGGCTTCTGGGACCCGATCGTCGCGATGGGCGGCGACCGCCTGACGCCTGGCCAGAGCGTCGACGCCCTCGGCGAGGCCATCGAGATCATCCGTAAGCTATGGGACGCCGACACCCGGGGTGGCGCGCGCGTGCCCGGTGAGTTCCATCGCGTCGAGGGCGCGAAGCGCGGCCCGGCGCCCGCCCACGACATCCCGATCTGGGTCGGGGCTCTCAAGCCGCGGATGCTGCGACTCGTCGGCCGGCAGGCGGACGGCTGGCTCCCGTCGCTCAGCTACCTGACCGAGCAGGGCATCGCCCCCGCCAACGCCACGATCGACGACGCCGCCGCGGAGGCCGGGCGCGATCCGCGCGAGATCCGCCGGCTCCTCAACCTGTTCGGCGGCCGGTTCGCGACGCTGGGCCGTGGCTTCCTCGAGGGTCCGGCCGAGCAGTGGGTGGACGACCTGCTCCCGTACGTCCTCGAGCACGGCTTCAGCGCGTTCATCCTCGGTGGCGACGACCCCGAGACGTTCGCGCGGTTCGGACAGGAGGTCGCTCCGGCGCTGCGCGAGGCCGTCGCGGCCGAGCGCCGCACCGCCGGGACGGCGACCGGCCGCGTCCGCCCCCCGCGCGCGCTCGAGCTCCGCCGCCCGGGGATCGACTACGACGGCGTGCCGGTAGCCCTGGCGCCCGACGCCGTCGAGCCCGGTGATCGCGCGTACGGCAGCGTCCGTCACACCTACGTGCACTCCGGCGCGCCGGGCCTCGTGCTGCGGCCGCGAACGACCGACGACGTCGTCGCAGCCGTCGCGTACGCCCGTCGCCAGGACGTGCCGATCGCCGTGCGCAGCGGCGGGCACGGCATCAGCGGCCGCTCGACGAACGACGGCGGGATCGTCGTCGACCTCGGAGCGATGAACGGGGTGGAGCTGCTCGACCGCGCGACGCGACGCGTGCTGGTCGAGCCGGGCGCCCGCTGGGGCGACGTCGCCGCGGAGCTCACGCCGCACGGCCTCGCGCTGAGCTCGGGCGACTCGGGCGACGTCGGCGTGGGCGGGCTCGCGACGACCGGTGGGATCGGATTCCTCGGGCGGGCGCACGGCCTGACCATCGACCACCTGGTCGCCGCGGAGGTCGTGCTGGCCGACGGCACCGTCCGGCACGTCGACGCCACGCACGACCCTGAGCTGTTCTGGGGCATCCGCGGCGCCGGCGCGAACTTCGGCATCGTGACGAGGTTCGAGTTCGTCGCCGACGAGGTGGGCGACGTCGTCCTCGGCCAGTTCCTGTTCGACGCCTCGGACGCCGCGCCGCTCCTGGAGGGCTGGGGCTCCGCCGTCGAGAACGCCCCGCGTGAGCTCACCAGCTTCCTCACCCTGTTCCCGGGGCGCGCCGGCCAGCCGCCGATGGCGCTCGCGATGGTGGTGTGGGCGGACGACGACGTCGATGCCGCCCAGGCGGCGCTCGCACCCTTCCTCGACCTCGCGCCGGTGCTCGACCGGCGTGCACAGGTCGCGCCGTACGCGGCGCTCGTCCCGGCCGCGCGGGAGCACCACCATCAGGGCTCGAGCTCGGCGGAGATGCGGAGCGGGTTCCTCCCGACGGTCGATGCGACCACCGCCGAGCGGCTCGCGGCCATGCTCGCTGCCGGCGAGGCGTTCTTCGTGCAGCTGCGCGCCGTCGGAGGCGCCGTCGCCGACGTCGCCCCCGACGCGACCGCGTATGCGCACCGCTCGGCCGCGTTCTCGCTGAACGCGACCCTGTCGCCTGCCCTCGTCGGGCGCGCCCGGGAGCACTGGGCCGAGGTCGCGACGGCGTTCGACGGCATGTACCTGAGCTTCGAGACCGGCACCGGACCGGAGGTGCTGGCCGCCGCGTTCCCGGAGCCCACCCTGACCCGGCTGCGCCGCCTCAAGGCCCACGTCGACCCGGACGAGGTGTTCGGCACCAACTTCCCGATCCCGCCGCTCGCCATCTCCGACGACGACGCCGCCTGA
- a CDS encoding phytanoyl-CoA dioxygenase family protein produces the protein MTTTSATNPTVELVDSSPLLGDPAALRERADEHGYLFFRGLLDRDRVLGLRRQMMDVIGSYGWLADGTDPMDGIADVAAFEKVPPAEAGFCGTGVPLAAYQDINRLQEFHSIGHDPALLDLYAGLLGGTVIRHPMSIARIMIPSAQMPPTPAHQDFIHIQGSKNVWTAWFPLGDCPVELGGLSVLVGSQADGLLTYHAAAGPGELEAYICSSGYPWAVTDFRAGDVLTFSSLTVHRGTRNVDGERVRLSLDLRYQRVDEPMTPGNLTTHCKVLPWEDVYRDWKGDELQYYWREHELLMTEWSEELRWQKHKIC, from the coding sequence ATGACGACGACGAGCGCCACGAACCCGACTGTCGAGCTGGTCGACTCCAGCCCGCTGCTCGGAGACCCCGCGGCTCTGCGCGAGCGGGCTGACGAGCACGGCTACCTGTTCTTCCGGGGGCTCCTGGACCGCGACCGCGTACTGGGGCTGCGCCGCCAGATGATGGACGTCATCGGCTCCTACGGGTGGCTCGCGGACGGGACGGACCCGATGGACGGCATCGCTGATGTCGCCGCCTTCGAGAAGGTGCCACCGGCGGAGGCCGGCTTCTGCGGGACGGGGGTGCCGCTCGCCGCCTACCAGGACATCAACCGCCTGCAGGAGTTCCACTCGATCGGGCACGACCCCGCGCTCCTGGACCTGTACGCCGGGCTGCTCGGCGGCACGGTGATCCGGCACCCCATGTCGATCGCGCGGATCATGATCCCGAGCGCGCAGATGCCACCGACGCCGGCGCACCAGGACTTCATCCACATCCAGGGCAGCAAGAACGTGTGGACGGCATGGTTCCCGCTCGGCGACTGCCCCGTGGAGCTCGGCGGGCTGAGCGTGCTCGTGGGGTCGCAGGCGGACGGGCTGCTCACGTACCACGCCGCGGCCGGTCCGGGCGAGCTCGAGGCGTACATCTGCTCCTCCGGCTACCCGTGGGCGGTGACGGACTTCCGAGCCGGCGACGTCCTGACGTTCTCGAGCCTGACCGTGCACCGCGGGACCCGCAACGTCGACGGGGAGCGGGTCCGGCTGTCCCTCGACCTGCGGTATCAGCGCGTGGACGAGCCGATGACGCCGGGCAACCTCACGACCCACTGCAAGGTGCTGCCCTGGGAGGACGTGTACCGCGACTGGAAGGGCGACGAGCTGCAGTACTACTGGCGCGAGCACGAGCTGCTCATGACCGAGTGGTCCGAGGAGCTGCGCTGGCAGAAGCACAAGATCTGTTGA
- a CDS encoding aminotransferase class V-fold PLP-dependent enzyme — MTSWPWAREFAPETTYLNTASMGLPPARTTAALSESLERWRLGRAQAADYDAVVEECRRAYATLLGVDARTVAIGSQASAMAGLVAASLPGSARVLVAAGDFTSVTFPFFAQAPRGIDVREVPLDRLADAVEPGVALVAVSAVQSADGALLDLDRLRRACRAVGAEILLDLTQAAGWWRGDVTDVAYTVCSGYKWLLAPRGTGYLTVRADLTDAVVPHQAGWFAGEDRWSSIYGAPLRLAADARRFDVSPAWHSWVGAAASLEVLAEIGPAARHSHATGLAARFCAGLGVAHDGSAIVSVTVDDDGVAALAAADVVVAARAGRTRFSFYVNNTEADVDRALDVLDGHVLPD; from the coding sequence GTGACGAGCTGGCCCTGGGCGCGGGAGTTCGCCCCCGAGACGACCTACCTCAACACCGCATCGATGGGGCTGCCGCCGGCCCGGACGACGGCGGCGCTCTCCGAGTCGCTCGAACGCTGGCGGCTCGGGCGTGCGCAGGCGGCCGACTACGACGCCGTCGTCGAGGAGTGTCGACGCGCCTACGCCACGCTGCTCGGCGTCGACGCCCGCACCGTCGCGATCGGCAGCCAGGCCTCGGCGATGGCCGGGCTCGTCGCGGCCTCGCTGCCCGGCTCGGCGCGCGTGCTCGTGGCGGCCGGCGACTTCACGTCCGTCACGTTCCCGTTCTTCGCCCAGGCGCCCCGCGGGATCGACGTGCGCGAGGTGCCCCTCGACCGGCTGGCTGACGCCGTCGAACCGGGCGTCGCGCTCGTCGCCGTGTCGGCCGTCCAGTCGGCGGACGGCGCACTGCTGGACCTCGACCGCCTCCGCCGCGCGTGTCGCGCCGTGGGCGCGGAGATCCTGCTGGACCTCACGCAGGCCGCCGGCTGGTGGCGCGGCGACGTCACCGATGTCGCCTACACGGTCTGCTCGGGATACAAGTGGCTCCTCGCGCCCCGGGGCACGGGGTACCTGACCGTCCGCGCCGACCTGACGGACGCCGTCGTCCCGCACCAGGCAGGCTGGTTCGCCGGCGAGGACCGGTGGTCGTCGATCTACGGCGCGCCGTTGCGGCTCGCTGCCGATGCCCGCCGGTTCGACGTGTCGCCGGCGTGGCACTCGTGGGTCGGGGCCGCGGCGTCGCTGGAGGTGCTGGCGGAGATCGGCCCGGCGGCGCGGCACTCCCACGCGACCGGGCTCGCCGCGCGGTTCTGCGCCGGCCTGGGCGTGGCTCACGACGGGTCGGCGATCGTGTCGGTGACGGTGGACGACGACGGCGTGGCGGCCCTCGCGGCGGCGGACGTCGTCGTCGCGGCACGAGCCGGACGGACCCGGTTCTCGTTCTACGTCAACAACACGGAGGCCGACGTCGACCGGGCTCTCGACGTCCTGGACGGCCACGTCCTCCCCGACTGA
- a CDS encoding DUF6186 family protein, whose product MSAGAGVLVAGYAVLAAAAVVLAWVGRRRPDRVAPAGELLDVLLASRAARVLLVVFWWWLGWHFLVGPTLDTRITS is encoded by the coding sequence ATGAGCGCGGGCGCCGGCGTGCTCGTGGCCGGGTACGCCGTGCTGGCGGCAGCAGCCGTGGTGCTGGCGTGGGTGGGACGACGGCGCCCGGACCGTGTCGCGCCGGCCGGTGAGCTGCTCGACGTGCTCCTCGCCAGCCGGGCGGCGCGCGTGCTGCTCGTCGTGTTCTGGTGGTGGCTCGGCTGGCACTTCCTCGTGGGGCCGACGCTCGACACCCGGATCACCTCCTAG
- a CDS encoding glutathione S-transferase family protein — translation MTEQAHSTQGSYVTAGEEFSRDTTYITTRITADGRDGFPVEAGRYRLVAARACPWANRVVIVRRLLGLEDALSLGLCGPVHDARSWTFDLDPGARDPVLGIERLQEAYFRRFPGYPRGITVPAIVDVPSGAVVTNDYAQMTLDLELEWTAFHREGAPELYPEALRDEIDAVNARVFRDVNNGVYRCGFAGSQRAYDRAYARLFDALDWLSERLAEQRYLVGDTITEADVRLFTTLARFDAVYHGHFKCNREKLSEMPVLWAYARDLFTTPGFGDTIDVAQIKEHYYVVHEDINPTQIVPAGPDLASWLLPHFREELGGRPFGDGTPPPPPPESERVPPDHSPLPPP, via the coding sequence ATGACCGAGCAGGCGCACTCGACGCAGGGCAGCTACGTCACGGCCGGCGAGGAGTTCAGCCGCGACACCACCTACATCACCACGCGGATCACCGCAGACGGGCGGGACGGCTTCCCCGTCGAGGCGGGGCGCTACCGGCTCGTCGCGGCGAGGGCGTGCCCGTGGGCGAACCGCGTGGTCATCGTGCGTCGGCTGCTCGGCCTCGAGGACGCGCTCTCGCTCGGGCTGTGCGGCCCGGTGCACGACGCGCGCAGCTGGACCTTCGACCTCGACCCCGGCGCGCGGGACCCGGTGCTCGGGATCGAGCGGCTCCAGGAGGCGTACTTCCGGCGCTTCCCGGGCTACCCGCGCGGGATCACCGTGCCGGCGATCGTGGACGTGCCGAGCGGCGCCGTCGTCACGAACGACTACGCCCAGATGACGCTCGACCTCGAGCTCGAGTGGACCGCCTTCCACCGCGAGGGCGCCCCGGAGCTGTACCCCGAGGCACTCCGCGACGAGATCGACGCCGTGAACGCCCGCGTGTTCCGCGACGTCAACAACGGCGTCTACCGCTGCGGGTTCGCCGGGTCGCAGCGGGCGTACGACCGCGCCTACGCGCGCCTCTTCGACGCGCTCGACTGGCTCTCGGAGCGCCTGGCGGAGCAGCGCTACCTGGTGGGCGACACGATCACCGAGGCGGACGTGCGGCTCTTCACGACGCTTGCGCGGTTCGACGCCGTGTACCACGGCCACTTCAAGTGCAACCGGGAGAAGCTCTCGGAGATGCCGGTGCTCTGGGCGTACGCCCGCGACCTGTTCACGACGCCGGGGTTCGGCGACACGATCGACGTCGCGCAGATCAAGGAGCACTACTACGTGGTGCACGAGGACATCAACCCGACGCAGATCGTCCCCGCCGGGCCGGACCTCGCGAGCTGGCTGCTGCCGCACTTCCGCGAGGAGCTCGGCGGGCGCCCGTTCGGCGACGGCACGCCGCCGCCTCCGCCGCCGGAGTCCGAGCGCGTGCCGCCCGACCACTCGCCCCTCCCCCCGCCCTGA
- a CDS encoding TetR/AcrR family transcriptional regulator, which yields MARSPMMRDRVSASILDAAATLLAEEGDSASMAQIAASAGVGRATLYRYFPTREALVRGLSSAAIDDLAGRIDAAALDQVPVREAVARTVRAFVTAGATWAALARIGREDWKDPVDLETRVVTPVRALLERGVADGTLRRDLPAQAVVTLFTGMLELGLRLVLEQGLGVEDASATTTALFLDGAAAQES from the coding sequence ATGGCCAGAAGCCCGATGATGCGCGACCGCGTGAGCGCGAGCATCCTCGACGCTGCTGCCACGCTGCTCGCGGAGGAGGGCGACTCCGCGAGCATGGCCCAGATCGCGGCGTCGGCCGGAGTCGGTCGCGCCACGCTGTACCGCTACTTCCCTACCCGGGAGGCGCTGGTCCGCGGTCTCAGCTCGGCGGCGATCGACGACCTCGCGGGCAGGATCGACGCGGCCGCTCTCGACCAGGTCCCGGTCCGGGAGGCCGTCGCGCGCACCGTCCGAGCCTTCGTCACCGCTGGGGCCACCTGGGCGGCGCTCGCCCGCATCGGCCGCGAGGACTGGAAGGACCCCGTCGACCTGGAGACTCGTGTCGTGACGCCCGTCCGCGCCCTCCTCGAACGCGGCGTCGCCGACGGCACGCTCAGGCGAGACCTGCCGGCGCAGGCCGTGGTCACTCTCTTCACCGGCATGCTCGAGCTGGGCCTCCGCCTCGTCCTGGAGCAGGGCCTCGGCGTCGAGGACGCGAGCGCCACGACCACGGCGCTGTTCCTGGACGGCGCTGCCGCCCAGGAGAGCTGA
- a CDS encoding helix-turn-helix transcriptional regulator produces the protein MADLEDATAFPLVAFASTVQFAPGERPAFPRVSSRMILASAGGAGRVEVDGTLLDVVPGTILVLPWNHAVRYLPDPDDPYVVYGAHLIPHHDADVPVELAVPHDGAHPLSGASWRSDAVLGIGSGLVVTDDGARPVLMTLAKLVAQVWDRGEPSVDVARALGVLLVAELDARGVLPQHDRDLPLRLRRALTWITADLSREIGLPELAAAADCSPSTVTRLFRTHLGCSPMSWVLDRRMDEARRLLSTTTLPVQQVARRVGVADGFYFSRVFHQRTGLSPTQWRERRSAP, from the coding sequence GTGGCCGACCTGGAGGACGCGACGGCGTTCCCGCTCGTCGCGTTCGCCTCGACGGTGCAGTTCGCGCCGGGTGAGCGTCCGGCGTTCCCGCGGGTCTCGTCCCGGATGATCCTGGCCTCCGCCGGCGGTGCCGGCCGGGTGGAGGTCGACGGGACGCTCCTGGACGTCGTCCCCGGCACGATCCTCGTCCTGCCCTGGAACCACGCGGTGCGGTACCTGCCCGACCCGGACGACCCGTACGTCGTGTACGGCGCGCACCTGATCCCGCACCACGACGCCGACGTCCCGGTCGAGCTCGCCGTCCCTCACGACGGTGCCCACCCGTTGTCGGGGGCGTCCTGGCGGTCGGACGCCGTGCTCGGCATCGGGTCGGGTCTCGTGGTGACCGACGACGGCGCCCGGCCCGTCCTCATGACGCTCGCGAAGCTGGTGGCGCAGGTGTGGGACCGCGGCGAGCCGAGCGTCGACGTCGCGCGGGCGCTCGGCGTGCTGCTCGTGGCGGAGCTCGACGCCAGGGGCGTCCTGCCGCAGCACGACCGGGACCTGCCCCTGCGCCTGCGGCGTGCGCTGACCTGGATCACCGCCGACCTGAGCCGCGAGATCGGGCTCCCCGAGCTGGCCGCTGCCGCCGACTGCAGTCCGTCCACGGTCACGCGCCTCTTCCGCACCCACCTGGGCTGCTCGCCGATGTCGTGGGTGCTGGACCGGCGCATGGACGAGGCGCGCCGGCTGCTGTCCACGACGACGCTCCCGGTGCAGCAGGTGGCGCGGCGGGTGGGTGTGGCCGACGGGTTCTACTTCTCCCGGGTGTTCCACCAGCGGACCGGGCTCTCGCCCACGCAGTGGCGGGAGCGCCGGAGCGCGCCGTGA
- a CDS encoding nitroreductase family deazaflavin-dependent oxidoreductase translates to MVLSRRVAELNKKALNRVMVHVAPRLPGFAVLHHRGRTSGARYDLPINVFVRGDRYVFALTYGSDTDWLKNVLAQGGAAITTRGRVVALTRPRVYTDVERRDVPAVPRWILGRVGVTEFLEMWRVPTA, encoded by the coding sequence ATGGTCCTGTCGCGGCGCGTCGCCGAGCTCAACAAGAAGGCGCTCAACCGGGTCATGGTGCACGTGGCGCCGCGACTGCCCGGCTTCGCCGTCCTGCACCACCGGGGGCGGACATCCGGAGCGCGCTACGACCTGCCGATCAACGTGTTCGTGCGCGGCGACCGGTACGTCTTCGCGCTCACCTACGGGTCCGACACCGACTGGCTGAAGAACGTGCTCGCCCAGGGCGGCGCCGCGATCACCACGCGCGGCCGCGTCGTGGCACTCACCAGGCCTCGTGTGTACACGGACGTCGAGCGGCGTGACGTCCCCGCGGTACCACGCTGGATCCTCGGCCGGGTGGGAGTGACCGAGTTCCTCGAGATGTGGCGGGTCCCGACGGCCTGA
- a CDS encoding MarR family winged helix-turn-helix transcriptional regulator — protein MTATPPLASASGASATTPPAEPVNLGWSLAMVLRSWQEHADHAVADVPHGTRGFHVLCVVTSGEPPTQVALAAALAIDRTVMTYLLDDLESAGLVERRADPRDRRARRIAPTAHGRRVLAAARRRVQAAEEVVLGGISPADRAALREALGAASLAIRAAAPGTEPCLAVESVLPSR, from the coding sequence ATGACCGCAACCCCGCCCCTCGCCTCGGCGTCAGGCGCCTCGGCGACGACGCCGCCGGCCGAGCCGGTGAACCTCGGATGGTCGCTGGCGATGGTTCTGCGCAGCTGGCAGGAGCACGCGGATCACGCCGTCGCCGACGTCCCCCACGGCACCCGCGGCTTCCACGTGCTGTGCGTGGTCACGAGCGGCGAACCGCCCACCCAGGTCGCCCTCGCCGCGGCGCTCGCCATCGACCGCACGGTCATGACCTACCTCCTCGACGACCTGGAGTCCGCCGGGCTCGTCGAACGGCGCGCCGACCCGCGTGACCGACGGGCGCGCCGCATCGCGCCGACCGCCCACGGGCGCCGCGTGCTGGCCGCCGCGCGCCGACGTGTGCAGGCCGCCGAGGAGGTCGTGCTCGGCGGGATCTCCCCGGCGGACCGGGCCGCCCTGCGCGAGGCCCTCGGCGCCGCATCGCTGGCGATCCGTGCCGCCGCGCCGGGCACCGAGCCGTGCCTCGCCGTCGAGAGCGTGCTGCCGTCCCGGTGA
- a CDS encoding aldo/keto reductase — MRSRPLGSTSTEISPIGLGCMQFAGPGMSTGFYQPLAQETVTSIVRTSLEGGVTWFDTAEMYGRGHSERALSTALHSLDVAPGDVVVASKWTPIGRPASSIVRTIGARRASLAPYPLDLHQIHMAHGSLSTQRRQVEAMAALQTAGRIGAVGVSGFSAAQMERADAVLRGHGLRLASNQVEISLLRRSIETNGVLAAARRLGVTLIAFSPLKSGFLTGKFHDDPARAASLPWPRRTLGRFTRANLDRTRPLIDEQRAIGRAHGVGAAQVALSWLIRFYGDTVVAIPGASRPRHAAESVEAMHVQLTDRELERLDAVSRPFARGARSPDATAALR; from the coding sequence ATGCGGTCACGACCACTCGGATCGACCTCGACGGAGATCAGCCCCATCGGGCTCGGCTGCATGCAGTTCGCGGGCCCGGGGATGAGCACGGGCTTCTACCAGCCGCTCGCGCAGGAGACCGTCACATCCATCGTCAGGACGTCGCTCGAGGGCGGCGTCACGTGGTTCGACACGGCGGAGATGTACGGCCGCGGACACTCCGAGCGGGCCCTGTCGACCGCGCTGCACTCTCTCGACGTGGCGCCGGGCGACGTCGTCGTCGCCTCCAAGTGGACACCGATCGGACGTCCGGCGTCGAGCATCGTCCGCACGATCGGGGCGCGGCGCGCATCGCTGGCGCCGTATCCGCTCGACCTGCACCAGATCCACATGGCCCACGGCTCCCTGTCGACCCAGCGCCGGCAGGTCGAGGCCATGGCGGCTCTGCAGACGGCGGGCCGGATCGGCGCCGTCGGCGTCAGCGGCTTCTCGGCGGCCCAGATGGAGCGGGCCGACGCCGTGCTGCGTGGCCACGGTCTGCGGCTCGCCTCGAACCAGGTCGAGATCAGCCTGCTGCGGCGTTCGATCGAGACGAACGGCGTGCTGGCGGCGGCCCGGCGGCTCGGTGTCACGCTGATCGCGTTCTCGCCGCTGAAGAGCGGCTTCCTGACGGGCAAGTTCCACGACGACCCCGCCAGGGCCGCCTCGCTGCCCTGGCCGCGCCGCACGCTCGGTCGCTTCACTCGGGCGAACCTCGACCGCACTCGTCCGCTGATCGACGAGCAGAGGGCGATCGGCCGCGCTCACGGGGTGGGTGCGGCCCAGGTGGCACTGTCCTGGCTCATCCGGTTCTACGGCGACACGGTCGTCGCGATCCCCGGCGCGTCGAGACCCAGGCATGCCGCGGAGAGTGTCGAGGCGATGCACGTCCAGCTGACGGACCGAGAGCTGGAACGGCTCGACGCTGTGTCGCGGCCGTTCGCACGCGGTGCCCGATCGCCTGACGCGACCGCAGCACTTCGGTGA
- a CDS encoding AraC family transcriptional regulator codes for MLPDGFPGQRLRVLPRPLVHTALGRPPTSRLLVTDAGYFPHAMNHGRRRTRGTREAVVILCTDGVGRCEAGGRVTEVGAGQVLVIPPGLPHLYWADMHQPWTIWWFHAVGEDVTPFLEAMVCTNAARVVGVHDVFRATGGIEDVVRAMEQDETLPSLVTAAGAAWSVLAQLTADHLSGGADQAEPVRAAQEYLRLHFHLPVSVPELARIAGLSTSHFAALFRAATGSGVSEYVKRLRMSRARELLLTSDRTVAEVATTVGYPDAFYFSRQFRRVAGVSPTEYRRAFHRDGL; via the coding sequence ATGCTGCCTGACGGCTTCCCCGGCCAGCGTCTCCGAGTGCTCCCGCGTCCCCTCGTGCACACCGCGCTGGGGCGACCCCCGACGTCGCGGCTCCTCGTCACCGACGCCGGGTACTTTCCGCACGCAATGAACCATGGACGACGGCGCACGCGCGGCACCCGGGAAGCCGTCGTCATCCTGTGCACCGACGGCGTCGGCCGCTGCGAGGCCGGTGGTCGCGTCACGGAGGTCGGCGCCGGACAGGTGCTCGTCATCCCGCCGGGCCTCCCGCACCTGTACTGGGCCGACATGCATCAGCCCTGGACGATCTGGTGGTTCCACGCCGTCGGGGAGGACGTGACGCCCTTCCTCGAGGCCATGGTCTGCACGAACGCCGCGCGCGTCGTCGGGGTGCACGACGTGTTCCGCGCCACGGGTGGCATCGAGGACGTCGTCCGCGCGATGGAGCAGGACGAGACCCTGCCCAGCCTCGTGACGGCGGCCGGGGCGGCGTGGTCGGTGCTCGCCCAGCTCACGGCCGACCACCTGTCCGGCGGCGCCGACCAGGCGGAGCCCGTGCGTGCCGCCCAGGAGTACCTGCGCCTCCACTTCCACCTGCCGGTGAGCGTGCCCGAGCTGGCGCGGATCGCCGGGCTGTCGACGTCGCACTTCGCCGCGCTCTTCCGGGCGGCCACCGGGAGCGGCGTCAGCGAGTACGTGAAGCGCCTGCGGATGTCGCGCGCCCGCGAGCTCCTGCTCACGTCGGACCGGACGGTGGCGGAGGTCGCCACGACCGTCGGCTACCCGGATGCGTTCTACTTCTCCCGGCAGTTCCGGCGGGTGGCCGGGGTCAGCCCCACCGAGTACCGGCGCGCGTTCCACCGCGACGGCCTCTGA